The Pricia mediterranea genome includes a window with the following:
- a CDS encoding site-specific integrase has translation MKNIRAIKKSISQGTIFPKITNQKLNSYLKEIADVCGIQKNLTFHIARHTFATTVTLSNGMPIETVSKLLGHSRIATTQIYAKVIERKVSDDMQRLRAQFNQKENKSFSKITTSK, from the coding sequence TTGAAAAATATAAGAGCAATAAAAAAATCTATTTCACAAGGCACCATATTCCCTAAAATCACTAACCAAAAGCTAAATTCCTATTTAAAGGAAATAGCAGATGTATGTGGTATTCAAAAGAACCTCACATTTCATATCGCTCGACATACTTTTGCAACAACGGTAACGCTGAGTAATGGTATGCCCATTGAGACAGTTTCAAAATTATTGGGGCATTCTAGAATAGCTACGACTCAAATTTATGCAAAAGTTATAGAGCGAAAAGTAAGTGATGACATGCAGCGGTTGCGAGCACAATTCAATCAAAAGGAGAATAAATCATTTTCCAAAATAACCACCTCAAAATGA
- a CDS encoding alpha/beta hydrolase, which yields MKYLGLFILMSMLSIHQTIRAQSEKNPFGLVYEGAITENVDGKVNILPVRYKLNGIDIAANVYTPANYDRTKKYPAITIAHPNGGIKEQTAGLYAQHLAEAGYITITADAAYQGASGGQPRHMDKPQFRTEDIRGMADFISQYPGVDRERLGALGICGGGGYTLKAVQSDKRFKAVATLSMFNTGIVRKNGFLNSQISTIQERLKQASKAREQEAGGGEIVYSGVDGITDEELAKVSTLFYRQGYEYYFRTHAHPNSTFLYTTSSLMDLMAWNATDDIELIDQPLLMIAGSNAQTLYLTLDAFPKATNAKSKELFLIEGATHIETYWKPEYVNQAVNKLVDFYQNHLSTTDL from the coding sequence ATGAAATATTTAGGATTATTTATTTTAATGAGTATGCTATCAATACATCAGACGATTAGGGCACAAAGCGAGAAAAATCCTTTTGGATTGGTATATGAGGGAGCAATTACGGAGAATGTGGATGGAAAAGTCAACATACTTCCCGTTAGGTATAAACTGAACGGAATCGATATTGCGGCAAATGTTTATACACCAGCCAATTATGACCGAACAAAGAAATATCCGGCAATAACAATTGCACATCCTAACGGAGGGATAAAAGAACAGACAGCAGGCCTATATGCACAGCATTTGGCAGAGGCCGGTTATATTACCATTACGGCAGATGCTGCCTATCAGGGTGCAAGTGGGGGCCAGCCACGCCATATGGACAAACCCCAATTTCGTACAGAAGATATCCGAGGAATGGCCGATTTTATTTCACAGTATCCTGGGGTCGATAGAGAACGTTTAGGTGCTTTGGGCATTTGTGGCGGCGGAGGCTATACGTTGAAAGCGGTTCAATCCGATAAACGGTTTAAAGCAGTGGCAACCCTGAGTATGTTCAATACAGGAATTGTACGAAAAAATGGCTTTTTGAATTCGCAGATTTCGACCATTCAAGAAAGGCTAAAGCAAGCTTCAAAGGCAAGAGAACAGGAGGCTGGAGGCGGCGAAATTGTTTATTCCGGAGTAGACGGTATTACCGACGAAGAACTAGCAAAAGTTTCAACGCTTTTTTATCGTCAAGGCTATGAATATTATTTTAGGACCCACGCCCACCCCAATTCGACGTTTCTTTACACCACAAGCAGTTTAATGGATTTAATGGCCTGGAATGCTACCGACGATATTGAGCTCATAGACCAACCTTTATTAATGATTGCTGGCAGCAATGCCCAAACATTATATTTGACCTTGGATGCTTTTCCAAAGGCGACCAATGCGAAAAGCAAGGAATTGTTCCTTATCGAAGGTGCAACGCATATAGAAACCTATTGGAAGCCAGAATATGTGAATCAAGCAGTAAATAAATTAGTGGACTTTTACCAAAACCATCTTTCAACTACAGACCTATGA
- a CDS encoding acetyl-CoA C-acyltransferase, whose protein sequence is MKEVVLVSAARTPIGSFMGSLSTVPAPRLGAVAIKGALEKIDLDPNSIEEVLMGNVVQAGNGQAPARQAAIFAGLPDTVPCTTINKVCASGMKAVLQAAQSIALGDIEIAVAGGMENMSLIPHYVHMRRGQKFGPATLIDGMQKDGLVDVYDENAMGVCADACATEYEFSRKDQDDYAIQSYTRSAEAWEKGRFDEEVVPVEVPQRRGEPVLVKEDEEFKNVKMDKIPDLRPAFSKDGTVTAANASTINDGAAALVLMSADKARELNLEPLATIRSYADAAQEPKWFTTAPAKALPKAIAKADLSIEDIDYFEFNEAFAVVGLANMKLLGLSDQNVNVNGGAVSLGHPLGCSGARILVTLLNILEQNNAKIGAAAICNGGGGASAMILERK, encoded by the coding sequence ATGAAAGAAGTGGTACTAGTTTCGGCGGCACGCACGCCAATAGGAAGTTTTATGGGGTCTTTATCTACCGTTCCCGCCCCAAGACTGGGTGCGGTGGCCATCAAGGGCGCTCTGGAAAAAATCGATCTGGACCCTAACTCTATCGAAGAGGTGCTGATGGGCAATGTAGTTCAGGCCGGCAATGGCCAAGCCCCCGCACGCCAAGCAGCCATCTTTGCGGGACTGCCCGATACGGTACCTTGTACCACCATCAACAAGGTGTGCGCCTCGGGCATGAAAGCGGTATTGCAGGCCGCTCAGTCCATTGCCTTGGGCGATATCGAGATTGCTGTCGCCGGCGGCATGGAGAACATGAGCCTTATTCCCCATTACGTACATATGCGAAGGGGACAAAAATTCGGACCGGCCACTTTGATAGATGGCATGCAGAAGGATGGCCTAGTAGATGTTTACGATGAAAACGCGATGGGCGTCTGCGCCGATGCATGTGCGACAGAGTATGAATTCAGTAGGAAAGATCAAGACGACTACGCCATTCAATCCTACACCCGTTCCGCGGAAGCGTGGGAAAAGGGGAGGTTCGACGAAGAGGTCGTTCCCGTTGAAGTGCCACAACGCCGCGGGGAGCCGGTACTTGTTAAAGAGGATGAGGAGTTCAAGAACGTTAAAATGGATAAGATTCCCGACCTTCGCCCTGCTTTCTCCAAAGACGGTACGGTAACCGCCGCCAATGCTTCCACTATCAATGACGGGGCAGCGGCCTTAGTGCTGATGAGCGCGGATAAGGCTAGAGAGCTGAATCTCGAACCCTTGGCGACCATCCGAAGTTATGCCGATGCCGCACAAGAACCGAAATGGTTCACCACGGCCCCTGCAAAGGCATTGCCCAAGGCTATCGCTAAAGCCGACCTTAGCATCGAGGACATTGATTATTTCGAATTCAATGAGGCTTTTGCCGTGGTCGGGCTGGCCAATATGAAGTTATTGGGACTTTCGGATCAAAATGTGAACGTCAACGGGGGCGCCGTATCCCTGGGCCATCCCCTGGGTTGTTCCGGAGCCCGAATTTTGGTCACCCTACTGAACATATTAGAACAGAACAATGCCAAGATAGGTGCAGCCGCCATCTGTAATGGAGGTGGCGGGGCCTCCGCCATGATACTGGAAAGAAAGTAG
- a CDS encoding aldo/keto reductase, producing the protein MKTRTLGKNLKVSEIGLGCMEMSFGYGPAKDEKEMIQVVRKAVEMGVTFFDTAEVYGPYVNEELVGRALKPFKDQVQIATKFGFGYQDGKVTGLDSSPDTIRNMVDASLQRLQVDTIDLLYQHRVDPKVPIEEVAGTVKDLIAEGKVQHFGLSEAGVEVIKRAHSEQPVTALQSEYSLFWREPEEEIMPVLEALGIGFVPFSPLGKGFLTGKIDRNASFSDNDFRSTVPRFSKENLRDNFVLVDLVTAFAKEKEATPAQVALAWILYQKPWIVPIPGTTKSSRLEENLGATGISFTDGELQQITEATSKIDLVGERYSEANQKMINR; encoded by the coding sequence ATGAAAACAAGAACATTAGGAAAGAATCTGAAAGTATCAGAAATCGGTCTCGGTTGTATGGAGATGAGTTTTGGATATGGCCCTGCGAAGGACGAAAAGGAAATGATACAAGTCGTCCGAAAAGCCGTAGAAATGGGGGTCACCTTTTTTGATACCGCCGAAGTGTATGGGCCTTATGTTAATGAGGAATTGGTAGGAAGGGCCTTAAAACCGTTTAAAGATCAGGTTCAAATAGCGACAAAATTTGGATTTGGTTATCAAGATGGAAAAGTGACGGGCTTGGATAGTAGTCCTGACACTATTCGGAATATGGTGGATGCTTCCTTACAGCGTTTACAGGTAGATACTATAGATTTATTGTATCAGCATCGGGTTGACCCAAAGGTTCCCATTGAGGAAGTTGCGGGTACGGTTAAGGATTTGATAGCTGAGGGAAAAGTGCAACATTTTGGACTTTCCGAAGCAGGTGTCGAAGTAATCAAAAGAGCACATTCGGAGCAACCGGTTACTGCCTTGCAAAGCGAATATTCATTGTTTTGGCGGGAGCCGGAAGAAGAAATCATGCCCGTATTGGAAGCATTGGGTATCGGTTTTGTACCTTTTAGTCCCTTGGGGAAAGGTTTTTTGACAGGCAAAATAGATAGGAACGCCAGTTTTTCCGATAATGATTTTAGAAGTACCGTGCCTCGATTTTCCAAAGAGAACCTGAGGGATAATTTTGTTTTGGTAGATTTGGTTACGGCTTTTGCCAAGGAAAAAGAGGCCACTCCGGCACAAGTTGCTTTGGCTTGGATTCTTTACCAAAAACCATGGATTGTACCCATTCCCGGTACTACAAAGTCTTCAAGGCTGGAAGAAAATTTAGGGGCGACCGGTATTTCTTTTACAGATGGGGAACTGCAACAAATTACGGAGGCCACCTCAAAGATTGATTTGGTGGGTGAACGCTATTCCGAAGCGAACCAGAAAATGATAAACCGCTAG
- a CDS encoding site-specific integrase, protein MKTSSTFSILFWADFSRVKDNRASLYARITVNGKRAVISLKRKVLISDWDVHKNRAKGTSQKSKVLNSYLDETYNHLFNSYRDLMAGNKLITAQAIKARYLGKDENNHSILDIIAYHNEDMKGKLKWGTQKNYYTTQSYISKFLLKSYKTSDMYLKELDYNFITQFEKYLRSYIPEDHQQRMGNNTVMKHIERFRKLVNLSIKLGWINRDPFVKFKSKFIKNERGFLSLLELQAIEEKSFATTRLQLVKDLFVFSCYTSLSYIDVINLTGENLCIGIDGELWIYYRREKTTKPIRVPLLPKALEIVEKYKSNKKIYFTRHHIP, encoded by the coding sequence ATGAAGACATCTTCAACATTCAGTATTCTTTTCTGGGCAGATTTTTCCAGAGTCAAGGACAATCGGGCATCACTTTATGCTAGAATCACGGTAAACGGCAAACGGGCGGTCATCAGTTTAAAACGAAAAGTTTTGATCTCGGATTGGGACGTACATAAAAACCGAGCTAAAGGGACTAGCCAAAAATCGAAAGTACTTAATAGCTATTTGGACGAAACCTATAACCATCTTTTTAATTCTTATCGGGATTTGATGGCCGGTAACAAGTTAATTACCGCGCAGGCTATTAAAGCTCGATACTTAGGAAAGGATGAAAACAATCATTCCATTTTGGACATTATCGCCTATCATAATGAGGATATGAAGGGTAAATTGAAATGGGGTACCCAAAAGAACTATTATACTACCCAAAGCTACATTTCGAAATTCCTGTTAAAATCTTATAAAACCTCCGATATGTATCTGAAAGAGCTGGATTATAACTTCATAACGCAGTTTGAAAAGTACCTGAGAAGTTATATCCCGGAGGATCATCAACAACGAATGGGGAATAATACGGTGATGAAGCATATTGAGCGATTTAGGAAGTTGGTAAACTTGTCCATCAAATTGGGTTGGATTAATCGCGACCCCTTCGTCAAGTTCAAGTCTAAGTTCATCAAGAACGAAAGGGGTTTCCTAAGTTTGTTAGAGCTTCAAGCAATAGAAGAAAAGTCCTTTGCCACAACTAGACTTCAGCTGGTAAAGGATTTGTTTGTTTTTAGTTGCTATACGAGTTTGAGTTATATCGATGTAATTAACCTGACCGGAGAAAACCTATGTATTGGAATAGATGGCGAACTTTGGATATATTATCGTCGAGAAAAGACAACTAAGCCCATTCGGGTTCCATTATTACCAAAAGCACTTGAAATTGTTGAAAAATATAAGAGCAATAAAAAAATCTATTTCACAAGGCACCATATTCCCTAA
- a CDS encoding carboxymuconolactone decarboxylase family protein — MKQLITIGIAIVITAFLGVTNHVNAQSKDNTIVNLDAKQQSIIAIASLTAKGDLQTLESALTEGLDAGLTVREIKEVMVHLYAYCGFPRSLRGLRTFIKVLDKRKAEGVEDQLGAEATPIEDNRTKYERGKANLETLVQAKLDGPPADYAQFAPIIEVFLKEHLFADIFDRDILVYRQRELVTVSVLATIGGVEPMLHSHMNICLIQGITPIQLKELMDVVGKNVDQEKIDSAKKVLNELLESKKQ, encoded by the coding sequence ATGAAACAGCTTATAACAATTGGTATTGCCATAGTGATTACTGCGTTTCTTGGCGTCACAAATCATGTGAATGCCCAATCCAAGGATAATACAATCGTGAATTTGGATGCGAAGCAACAATCCATAATTGCCATTGCCTCACTCACCGCAAAAGGCGACCTGCAAACTTTGGAATCCGCTTTAACGGAAGGTCTGGATGCAGGATTGACCGTAAGAGAAATCAAGGAAGTTATGGTGCATCTATATGCCTATTGTGGATTTCCAAGGAGCTTGCGTGGTTTACGGACGTTTATAAAAGTTTTGGACAAACGCAAGGCCGAAGGAGTTGAAGATCAGCTAGGAGCGGAAGCTACCCCAATAGAAGATAATCGTACAAAATACGAACGGGGCAAAGCGAATTTGGAAACCTTGGTACAGGCCAAATTGGACGGTCCTCCGGCCGATTATGCCCAATTCGCCCCGATTATCGAAGTCTTTTTGAAGGAGCATCTGTTTGCGGATATTTTCGACAGAGACATTTTGGTTTATCGGCAAAGGGAACTGGTCACGGTTTCCGTTCTGGCAACCATCGGCGGTGTGGAGCCTATGCTGCATTCGCACATGAACATCTGTTTGATTCAAGGAATTACGCCAATTCAATTAAAGGAATTGATGGATGTGGTGGGGAAAAATGTAGATCAAGAAAAAATCGATTCGGCCAAAAAAGTATTGAACGAATTATTGGAATCTAAAAAGCAGTAA
- a CDS encoding helix-turn-helix domain-containing protein produces the protein MRKQEVLHPLVGIVDFEDVNKEGYENKDYDAFHYNCYAVFLKDAKGCKMHYGGKPYDYDEGTLVFMAPGQTIELSGFDPDYVPKGYAILFHPDLLIGTELGKKLHSYSFFSYSSNEALHLSNKERKVILSLIEKIQFELEQNLDKHSKKLIVANIELFLDYCTRFYDRQFITREVENISSLERFDVLLSQYFSSDKPQKHGTPTVGYFADRLHLSPNYFGDLVKKETGKSAQEYIQNKLIEVAKERVFDPSKSLSEIAYELGFKYPQHFTRLFKQRVGHSPSEFRNLN, from the coding sequence TTGAGAAAACAAGAGGTGTTGCACCCTCTAGTGGGTATTGTTGATTTTGAGGACGTAAACAAAGAAGGCTACGAAAACAAAGACTATGATGCCTTCCATTATAATTGCTATGCTGTTTTCTTGAAGGATGCCAAGGGATGCAAAATGCATTACGGAGGGAAGCCATACGATTATGATGAGGGAACCCTTGTCTTTATGGCTCCCGGTCAAACCATTGAATTAAGCGGTTTTGACCCTGATTATGTGCCCAAGGGGTATGCAATACTATTCCACCCTGATTTATTGATAGGTACGGAATTGGGAAAAAAATTACATAGCTATAGTTTTTTCTCCTATTCAAGCAACGAAGCACTCCATCTTTCCAATAAAGAACGAAAAGTGATTCTAAGTTTGATCGAAAAAATACAGTTTGAGTTGGAACAAAACTTGGACAAGCACAGTAAAAAGTTGATTGTAGCCAACATTGAACTCTTTTTGGATTATTGCACTCGTTTTTATGATAGGCAATTCATTACACGAGAGGTAGAAAATATAAGTTCTTTGGAGAGATTCGATGTTTTGTTGAGCCAGTACTTTTCATCCGATAAACCGCAAAAGCATGGCACTCCAACTGTGGGTTACTTTGCGGATCGCTTGCACCTTTCGCCCAACTATTTTGGAGATTTGGTGAAAAAGGAAACGGGAAAATCTGCCCAAGAGTACATCCAGAACAAGCTGATAGAAGTTGCTAAGGAACGCGTATTTGACCCATCAAAATCTTTAAGTGAGATAGCATATGAATTAGGGTTTAAATATCCACAACATTTCACAAGGCTCTTTAAACAAAGGGTAGGACATTCGCCCAGTGAATTTCGGAATTTGAACTAG
- a CDS encoding HD family phosphohydrolase produces the protein MQKFLDRVFRNQSLAYKYFLYVVTVACIVFFFPKGGKFKYEYQKGKPWQYENLYAPFDFSLKKGRQELAREQDSIRRNSIVYFRYNDSIKNAVFADYESRFPEVFPEEEFSDGGLGVLDKAGNEILDSLYQIGILEKTNGKQSRQQVNLIKNNEASQIRFKELVRIQNLENVVKVFLEKYDLQDFNERFQQLFFDIARPNVSYERSVSEKALEDELSQISMTRGSVDEGKLIVAKGEVVEAENLKILNSLKAEYESELWNSHDSYFILVGYTVLVALVLLMLFLFLNKYRPDIFEHNTKVTFIFFNILLMVFITTLVVKYDESYVFVVPLCILPLILKTFFDARLGLLVHVLTVLILGFVVPNSFEYIFLQIIAGIVTILTVSELYKRANLFITVGQITLIYGIGYLAFHTIHEGNLDNIAWFVLGLFLLNGMITLFVQPLIYVYEKIFGLVSDVSLLELSDTNSKLLKELSNKAPGTFHHSLQVANLAEAAANEIGANAMLVRVGALYHDIGKMLHPSYFTENQITNVNPHDELSPKESAKIIIDHVIKGIEVARKNNLPDRVIDFIRSHHGTTLVYYFFKKQQELNEEVNEEDFRYPGPLPFSKETAILMMSDSVEAASKSLKNPTYLVIDEFVDKIIAGQMAADQFVSANITFKEIEQIKKILKQKLTNIYHLRVEYPE, from the coding sequence ATGCAAAAATTCTTGGACCGGGTTTTTAGAAATCAATCCCTCGCTTACAAATATTTCCTGTATGTGGTCACGGTAGCGTGTATCGTTTTTTTCTTTCCCAAAGGTGGAAAATTCAAGTACGAGTATCAAAAGGGAAAGCCATGGCAGTATGAAAACCTGTATGCACCTTTCGATTTTTCCTTGAAAAAAGGTCGACAAGAGCTTGCAAGGGAGCAAGATTCCATAAGGCGGAACAGTATCGTATACTTTCGGTACAACGATTCGATAAAGAATGCTGTCTTTGCCGATTACGAATCGCGGTTCCCTGAGGTATTTCCGGAAGAAGAATTCAGTGACGGTGGTCTAGGCGTCCTTGACAAGGCGGGGAATGAAATTCTGGACAGTCTTTACCAGATCGGGATTCTGGAAAAAACGAACGGCAAACAATCCCGGCAACAGGTTAACCTGATTAAAAATAATGAAGCCAGCCAGATCCGGTTCAAAGAGCTAGTTCGAATTCAGAACCTGGAAAATGTTGTAAAGGTATTTTTGGAGAAGTACGATCTGCAAGATTTTAACGAACGCTTTCAACAGTTATTTTTTGACATTGCGAGACCCAATGTCTCGTATGAACGAAGTGTATCTGAAAAAGCCCTTGAAGACGAGCTCTCGCAAATTTCCATGACCAGGGGTTCGGTGGACGAAGGAAAACTAATAGTGGCAAAAGGCGAGGTCGTGGAGGCCGAGAACTTGAAAATTTTAAATTCCCTAAAAGCGGAATACGAGTCCGAATTATGGAATTCGCACGATTCGTATTTTATTTTAGTCGGATACACCGTACTGGTCGCTCTGGTCTTATTGATGTTGTTCTTGTTCTTGAACAAATACCGTCCCGATATTTTCGAACATAATACCAAGGTCACTTTTATATTTTTCAATATTCTGCTGATGGTATTCATCACCACTTTAGTGGTTAAATATGATGAAAGTTACGTCTTTGTAGTGCCACTTTGTATTCTTCCCTTGATTTTAAAAACGTTCTTCGATGCCCGTCTAGGGCTTTTGGTGCACGTACTTACGGTCTTGATCTTGGGTTTTGTGGTGCCCAACAGTTTTGAATATATTTTTTTACAGATTATTGCTGGAATCGTGACCATCTTGACCGTCTCCGAATTGTACAAAAGAGCCAATCTATTTATTACCGTGGGACAGATTACCCTCATTTACGGTATCGGATATTTGGCATTTCACACCATTCACGAAGGGAATCTGGATAATATCGCCTGGTTCGTTTTGGGACTGTTTTTACTGAACGGGATGATTACTCTTTTCGTACAGCCGTTGATCTACGTCTATGAGAAGATATTCGGACTCGTTTCCGATGTCTCGCTATTGGAACTGTCCGACACCAATTCCAAGTTGCTAAAAGAACTTTCGAACAAAGCACCCGGCACCTTTCACCACAGCCTTCAGGTGGCCAATCTCGCGGAAGCGGCCGCTAACGAGATTGGGGCCAATGCTATGCTAGTCAGGGTAGGGGCGCTCTACCATGATATCGGTAAAATGTTGCACCCTTCCTACTTTACTGAAAATCAGATTACAAACGTGAACCCCCACGACGAACTATCGCCGAAGGAAAGTGCAAAGATTATCATAGACCATGTCATCAAAGGAATCGAGGTAGCGCGAAAGAACAACCTTCCTGACAGGGTCATCGATTTTATACGCTCGCATCACGGCACCACTTTGGTGTACTATTTCTTTAAAAAGCAGCAAGAATTGAATGAAGAGGTCAACGAGGAAGATTTCAGATATCCCGGTCCCTTGCCTTTCTCAAAAGAAACGGCCATTCTTATGATGTCCGATTCCGTCGAAGCGGCGTCAAAAAGCCTGAAAAACCCGACCTATTTGGTTATTGATGAGTTTGTGGATAAGATAATCGCTGGGCAAATGGCGGCCGATCAGTTCGTTAGCGCTAACATTACTTTTAAGGAGATTGAACAGATAAAAAAAATATTGAAACAAAAACTGACCAATATCTATCATTTGAGGGTCGAGTATCCCGAATAA
- a CDS encoding tetratricopeptide repeat protein translates to MKTKFLIIAMLCFATVGFAQKKEIRNAEDALEDGNAAEAKSLLQSVEAAIANEDEKLQAEYYLVQGKTYAKLAKDGDDSAFDKAVSSLKKVSEIEKKSGKDKYSGDAKQNLMAMTADLVNSAVEDNSNQKFKEAADKLYTSYKISPQDTSYLYYAASSAVNGGHYEQALKYYEELQDIGYDGSGTIYKATNVETGEVEEMDQTQRDLMVKSGTYKDPQDEKSPSKKAEIVKNTALIYTQLGQDDKALEAYKTARESNPDDVNLILNEANLYYKMGDKEKFKELMAEATAMAPDNPDLQYNIGVINMEQGNLEAAREAYRKTLEIDPSYTNAQLNLSTTYVNEGNALIDDMNALGNSKEDVEKYDELKQQKDDLFMEGATVLEDALKTNPENQGILTQLKNIYGAMGDNENFMRIKKQLEDGGSK, encoded by the coding sequence ATGAAAACTAAATTTTTAATAATTGCAATGCTGTGTTTCGCCACGGTCGGTTTTGCACAGAAAAAGGAAATAAGAAATGCCGAAGACGCGCTGGAAGACGGCAACGCGGCAGAAGCGAAAAGTCTGCTGCAAAGTGTTGAAGCTGCGATAGCCAACGAAGATGAAAAACTTCAGGCCGAGTATTATCTGGTTCAAGGTAAAACTTATGCGAAATTGGCCAAAGATGGTGATGATAGCGCCTTTGACAAAGCCGTTTCATCCCTCAAGAAAGTTTCTGAAATCGAGAAAAAGAGTGGAAAGGATAAATATAGCGGCGATGCAAAGCAGAACTTGATGGCCATGACCGCCGACCTAGTGAATTCCGCGGTAGAGGATAACAGTAACCAAAAGTTCAAGGAAGCCGCCGATAAGCTTTACACCAGCTACAAAATCAGTCCCCAAGACACCTCGTATCTTTACTACGCTGCGAGCAGTGCAGTAAACGGTGGACATTACGAGCAGGCGCTCAAGTACTACGAAGAGCTTCAGGATATCGGATACGATGGTAGCGGAACCATTTACAAAGCCACCAATGTAGAAACCGGAGAGGTAGAAGAGATGGACCAGACCCAACGGGACCTTATGGTAAAATCCGGAACGTACAAAGACCCCCAGGATGAAAAGTCCCCGTCGAAAAAGGCGGAAATCGTCAAAAATACCGCATTGATATATACCCAATTGGGGCAGGACGATAAAGCCTTGGAAGCGTATAAGACAGCAAGGGAAAGCAATCCCGACGATGTAAACCTTATTCTGAACGAAGCCAATCTTTATTACAAGATGGGCGATAAAGAGAAGTTCAAGGAACTCATGGCGGAAGCTACCGCCATGGCGCCCGATAATCCCGATTTACAGTATAACATCGGAGTCATCAATATGGAGCAAGGTAATCTAGAAGCTGCGCGGGAAGCTTACAGGAAAACTTTGGAAATAGACCCGAGTTATACCAATGCCCAGCTCAACCTTTCTACCACTTATGTCAATGAAGGGAATGCCTTGATCGATGACATGAACGCGTTGGGCAATTCAAAGGAAGATGTTGAAAAATACGATGAGCTCAAACAGCAAAAAGATGATCTTTTCATGGAAGGAGCCACCGTTCTTGAAGACGCGCTGAAAACGAATCCCGAAAACCAGGGTATTCTAACCCAACTTAAGAATATCTATGGCGCCATGGGAGACAATGAAAACTTCATGCGTATTAAAAAACAACTGGAAGACGGCGGCAGCAAATAA